The following DNA comes from Osmerus eperlanus chromosome 5, fOsmEpe2.1, whole genome shotgun sequence.
GGACAGGAGTATAATACGTGGATCCATGCGTGGGAGCAGGGCCATTTGTCTGGCTGGGAGTGGAGACTAGGGACACTGGGGAGTGAGAGAGCTGACAGACTACAGCTCTGCTCTTTTCACACTTCCCAGCTCGCAGAggcaatgagagagaaagagagagagagagagagagagagagagagagagagagagaagaaacagacaggggcacagagaaagacagggacagggaggagagtggaTGCGTGGTCGACTTTCCGAGTTTGCCATCGTGACGCAATCCTACTCCAGCTGACAGAGCGGCTGTGTAAATCGACGTTAGTTTCGAAGACAATACTAATACATGattaaacaaaaaacaactcTACCGAGCGGGTGTTTACCAAGCCAGGATCCCCTGGCAGCATGGGGGCCCCCTTCCTCGCACGGGGGAAATCTACATTTAATTAACACAGAATTAAAGAGCATTGttattttgattaaagacactGGGCCATATTCCCCAGTCTGCCCTGGTGTTCCCGGAGCCGGCTTAGGGTGTAATTTCATGTGGGTTACAGAGACAGGATCAGGCCCATCTGGacggtctgcctctctctcagacGCAGGCCTCACTTCCTTATGGGTcagccctcatacacacacacacacacataaacacacacgcattcacacaaacaccttcTTTCCCCTCTTTCGCCCAAGCTTGACCGCGGATTTGTCCGTGTTTTCCGCCGTTCTGCGTCTGGGTGTCGCCTGTGAAGACAAACGCAGCAGTCTTGTGCGCTTCGGCTCTCCACTAAGGCTCCATCAGTCAGAACAGGAGGGCACAAGCCCAGCCAAGTCAAACAGGGTCACGCAACACAGCCCGCCCCCTCCAAGGCCCCCAGACTCCATCCGTCAGCTCAGCTGTCCCCTGGCTGTCGCTGTGTGATTACAGGGGCACCTAcctggaggagagcgagaggggatgATGAGTGATGAAGCCCTCCCATTCCCATAACCCCATTAATGATTATTAGCAAAAACCTGTGGTAAGGGCGAGAAGAGGGGGACGCgccagagagacggggagagagacggatgaGGGGGGAATGAGAGGTGGCGAGAGGGAGTCAGGCAGGTTGCTTTGACGGATGCCTGCGCATCGGGGTCCGCCTCCTCGAGTATTCATGTCCCAAATCATCTCTcaggaagagggatggaggaggggacggaCAGTGGGAGTCGACGCCACCGGCAGTTCACTTAGATCCTGGACGGGTGTGGACAAGAGAGGGAACCTTTTCAGACAGGAGTTGGTAGATTTCCACTCATAGGCCTGTGTATTCGTCTCCAGCCCCCAATAGCTTGGTACCAGTTCTATTCAGCTGTTTGGTAGAGCTACCGTAGACCAATGGAGAAGGAATGATCTCAGTGGAAGAGTAGATAAAGAGATTTTATTTGGAATACTCAGTCTCAGCCTCCGTGTGACTCCTTCAGCTCTCGCACATTTTCCTCTGAGGATCTTTGTTTCGAATCAGACGGAGGAGAGTGTGTCTGGGGTTGAACTCTTGGCCTCGACCTTGCTTTTGTGTGCGATACAAAACGATCCCTTTTGTGCTCTTACTCTGAGCTTAGCCTGTTATCCTGCGTAACTCCTGAACAACTGAACTATCTTCCTcgcttcctcgctctctctgtctctctctccatctctccctcttgctctccctctctctctctctctctctctctctctctctctctctctctctctctctctctgtctctctctctctctctctctctctctctctctctctctctctctctctctcacagagaaAACCACTTCATCTTGATGTTTTCGGAGTCTAGCTTCGCGTGGACCCCACCTTCCTACCCAACCACAGACCCCCTTCCcaagccccacctcctcccccagtcctgcTCCTCAAACTCATAACACTGCACGCCAGCTGCCTGTCTCTGCCAGGCCTTCCTCCCATTCATCAAACTGTCATTGACTTGATCAATAACAAGTCAATTAGCAAACACACCGAGAACGAGTCTCAGTGGGCCTCTTGCTTGTTTTTCAGACAGACATCTGCAGATCTGTCCCTCTTTGCCAACGAGACGAGCACCCTGCAATCCTTAGAAGCAGGTACCAAACTTCTGTCTCATGCACAGGCTTGGACCATCTCTACAATCTATCACTTGTACGCCCCAATTTATATCACAGACTGTTAGAAGCGTGGCCTATATTCTCTGATCAACCCCATTAAATTTTGAATGAGTGTTAGGAAAAACCGCAAGAGCTTTTATCTCTATTTCCGAAAGTTATCTGTGATATGGCTCCGGCTACCCCTGCAGTTCTTTGTTCGAGTCTGTTTTTTGCAAAACCAAATACCACGACCATCAGAAAGACCAATACACGGCACAGTCTCCTTGTTCCCTGTTAGGCAGAGATGAGAAGGAAAGACCAAACGCGTGTGTCTACgtctgtgcgcgtgcgtgtgagcgtgtgtgtgtgtgcgtgcgtgggtgtctgtacgtgtgtgtctgtgagtgtctgcGCACGGGTActtttgtgtgtctgcgtgcttccgtgtgtgtgtgtctgcatgtgtgtgtgtgtgtgtgtgggcctctgtgtgtgtgtatctggcgGCCGCTGACTGTGTGTCTAATGACTTGGCTGGCAGATTCAGCGCAGTGGTGAGGAGGTCCCGCGGTGAGGAGGCCAGATTAATCCTCTGGATGAATTCAAACAAGAGGGATCTCAGGCAAATACGCTGTCTACCCATGGAGGCAAATAATCAAATAATTCTGCTTAATTAGCTCTCACCCATAATGGAGACAAAGAGACGGCAGTTGGAGAAACGAAAACAACTCTCTGATCGCCCTGGAAGTATAACACAACCGGCCTAAATTAAAGATCAAGTCCACTCTTCAGTTCTCTGACAGTGCTAAAGTCTGCCTGTACATTTTGGTCACAAACTTCAACCACCGCCAATGTTATAACTGTGACCTTGAGATGTTTGGGAGGATCCTTCTTAGCTTTCTTAGTTTTCCCCCTAAAAATGAAGAGAAGAATTCTCTTCATTCTTATTCCTTATTCTTATGTCATTATTTGGTTTATCAACTGCTCTTTTATGTCAGTGCACAAGACGTGCAGACCAGCGTGCGTGTGAATTCCAGCAGTAGCAGGGATGCGCTAGGCGGCCCCTCGCACTCCCACTGCCCCAGTAGGCCTAACCGTTTGTTTAGTGTCTCGCTCCTTTCACAGTTTGGACCACCTGGCTGAGGTGAGTCTGCAGATGGAAgccaagaggagaggagggagaggtgacaaACAGGAGTCCCCAGCTGTGGAGAAGGATCGTGTGTTTGAGGtgagggttatgtgtgtgtgtgtgtgtgagggttaacctcatgttttttttttttttctgttcagCTGCATGTCTCCCAGGTGTCAGTATTTGTCCGTTGGGATACCCTGACAAGAGTATAAATAtcagggagatggaaagagagaaagatcctGGAGAGACGGTCCTGAACAAGAGACGCACCAAGTCAAGTAACAGAGacatcagcacacacagacacgcacagactcTGGCATCGAGGCTGCCCCTGTGCTCCCATGCAGAGAGGACCCCCCAGGGGGCCAGACGCCAGCTGAGACTGAAAAACAAGGTAAGGACCcagctgatacacacacacacacacaggctcagctgtttgtctgtgtgtagagttcagagagagagagagagagatcgagaaagACAGCTATGGGGTGAGGATGGCTGCTAGACCCAACCCTGGGAAAATACTGAGAACTTTGTTTAAATGGAGACATGGACATTACCACTGTCTGCGCACTGTGGGGCTGCTACGGTAAGCATCAGCTAGGAGGGCTATTCATTTATGGATTCATTTGCTAGATGAATCCAGTCAAGATTGTCAGTGGGAAGTATTGTGTTTTGAAACAAATGCGTTCTAAAATTGAAAGAAATACAGAcctttgtaatagttcacatgaaAGTTTCTTGTTTGCCTGTCCTCTTTCTTGGTCAATAACTTTGTATTATCAAACTCGAGTTTCTACCTCTCATTTTTTCTTGTACTTTAAATGCCAGTTTGTGGCTCCTTGGGGTCCAATTCAGGCTCCAGCCAAGAAAATGACTAATATAATTGATTGACAGCCTTGTAGGAATATGGGCGGCCATTTAGAAAACTTGCTGTGTCCAAGGGAACAAGACAGTGTTTCCCTGAGCGATGGGCTCGGAGACGAGAGAAAGGACGTTTTTCGGTTGTGTATCGATCCCTGAGTACTTGTCTCATGCATTTTACAGAAGATCTAAATGCCACTTATGGTATAATGCAGCTTGCTGGGACCCGGCTCAGTGTTAGACTCAGTGTAAAGATTCCAGACGACTTTGTACATAAATTCCACGAGAACCAAGTAAAGCCATTGTGTCATGGGTTTAACTGAAGGAATACTCTGGAAATGTGTGAGGATTTGCACGTCTTAATCCCTTCTCTGTACCCGCTTAATGTGCTTGTCTAAGAAAAGGTTTCCCAGCTTGGGCAATCCATCTGTCTGACCTCTCCTTTTCTGTGGTGTGCTCTCCAGGACCAAGGCCCGTGCTCACAACATGGGGGAGGACCCCAGACTCTCCATGCCCGCTGAGCTGCATCACCCACATGCCAAGTTCTCAAACTGGAAGTTTAAGCTGTTCCGGGTCAAATCCATGGAGAGAGCCCCCCTGCCTGGTGATGTGCAGCCTGAGACAGGGCCACTGGCTGGGGTGGTGACCCCATCAGGCCTGGGGGAGactgtggaggaggtggtgggtctCCCGGGGAGTGTGATGAGCCTGTGTCTGGGGAGTAAGAGCAAGGAGAATGTAGAGGGCCCAGAGCAGAGAGTGGATCTGAAACTACAGGAGATGGACACCCACATGAACCACCTCAGGTCAGTAAATACACACAATATGTTTCACAAAACCCCAAACTTTTCGTGTGTATTGATGCATGTttattctctctgcctgtgCACAGGTGTCTGTGCCGTCTGTGTGGAACAGCGCTCAGGAAAGCCAAAGGTCCGGAGCATGAGGTCCAGGGGTCTCTTGATGAGGCCAGTAGGGGGGCCTTGCGCCGAATGGGTTGCAAAGCCACCGTTTGGTCAGAGGTCATCCTCAAAGTCTTCAAAGTGGATGTGACGGGGGACTTGGAGACTCTCCACCCACTGTCCTTCTGCCACCGCTGCTGGACCGCGGCCATGAGAGGAGGAGGCTTCTGCAGCTTCTCCAGAACCCGGGTCCCGGCATGGagaccccactcccccctctgtcccctctgCCACCCCAGGAAACCCTCCCTCCAgcggagaggcaggaagaggagaaagcCCCCGCGTGGAGCTCAGCGTCTCACGAAGAGGACCAAGTGGGACTTGCAGGACAGCACAGCCACAGGGGAGAAGAAGGCAGGaaaaccaggaccagaccaccACCAAGGTCCTGGTAGATGGGTAAGACCCAGCGCCCAAAAAGCCCAGTGGGTCAAGACCATCACCCACTGCCAGCAGGATCACTTCAGCGCCAGGCTTCTCCCCGACAAGCTCCCGGTGGACTTCCAGAACTCGGTCACCTGCCAGGTGTGTGACCACCTGCTCTCCGACCCCGTCCAGTCCCCCTGCAGACACCTGTTCTGCCGCGGCTGCATCCTGAAGTACAGCCGAGTTCTGGGGGCCCACTGCCCGGCCTgcaccctgccctgctcccctgctGACCTCACAACCCCCACCAAGGCCTTCCTGGCAGTGCtgcactctctccccctgctctgccccagGGAGGGCTGCGGGGAGCTGGTGAGGCTGGATCTGTTCAGGGCGCACTGTTTGGCCcaccagctggaggaggaggagaaggaccagTGGCCCCCGGAGAGGAGTGCCAACAGCTACCTGCCCGTCAACAAGGGAGGAAGACCACGGCAGCACCTGTTATCCCTGACGCGCCGCGCTCAGAAGCACCGCCTAAAGGACCTGAAGACCCACGTGAAAATGTTTGCGgacaaagaggagggaggagacatcAAGTCTGTCTGCCTCACGCTGTTCCTGCTGGCGCTGAGGGCGGGGAACGAGCATCGCCAGGCCGACGAGCTGGAAGCCATGATGCAAGGTAACGGTTCCCTTCTTTTCCAACTCGAAACTTTGTCTGATGTTACTGACAGATCTAGCCTGAACGGAAAAACTCAAATAATTAATGATGTGCACACGGCACACAAAGAATGCCAGGTGGTTTGTGCTGTATTCCATAAAGGGAGAGGTTTAATTAATCAGCTAAAGGAGGAAAGGCacaggcctgtctctcctccctctgtcagcTTCCGTTTTTCCCAACACCATCTCCCTCTTCACTCCCTCGCCCTTTAATGCACAATGTCAAGGACCTTTTAGGATCACAGCAACAGCACTTGCATCTATGACAAAGACAGcagccccatcctctcctctggggAAAAGAGAACAGCTGGTGTCTGTTTTCATCTGTAGCCAATACATCACTTTTACCCGCTCTGTCGATTCACCCTCTGTCCCGTTGTAACATTTATAATGATGGCAAATCGAGAGTTTAAACATGGAACCGTTGCATACTGTAATTATCTTAAAAGTGCTTCATTATGCTGGTGGACTGCCGAAGACAACACAGTGGAAAATGCAATATCTAtaattctctttccctctcccccgttTCTCATTTTCTCTACCCTGTCTTGCTCTCCCCCCAGGCAGAGGTTTTGGCTTGCATCCGGCAGTGTGTCTGGCCATCCGGGTCAACACCTTCTTGAGCTGCAGCCAATACCACAAGATGTACCGCACGGTCAAGGCCACTAGTGGGCGCCAGATTTTCCAGCCACTGCACACCCTACGCAATGCAGAGAAGGAGCTCCTCCCTGGCTATCATCCCTTCGAATGGCAGCCGGCCCTCCGGAACGTTtccccagcctgtcaggtgGGCATCATCGACGGCCTGTCAGGATGGACGGCTTCGGTGGACGACTCCCCAGCGGACACCATCTCGCGGAGGTTCCGCTACGACGTGGCTCTGGTGTCTGCCCtgaaggacctggaggaggacatCGTGGAGGGCTTGAGGGAGCACGGCCTGGAAGACAGTTCCTGCACCTCCGGCTTCACCGTGACCATCAAGGAGTCCTGTGATGGCATGGGGGACGTCAGTGAGAAGCACGGAGGGGGGCCGGCCATTCCTGAAAAGGCCGTCCGCTTCTCCTTCACCGTCATGTCCGTGTCCGTCCTggccgagggggaggaggaagcggTCACCGTCTTCAGAGAGCAGAAGCCCAACTCGGAGATGTCCTGCAAACCTCTCTGCCTGATGTTTGTGGACGAGTCGGACCACGAGACCCTGACGGCCATCTTGGGGCCTGTGGTGGCCGAGAGGAACGCCATGAAGAACAGCCGCCTCATCCTGGCCATGGGCGgcctccctcgctccttccGCTTCCACTTCAGGGGCACGGGCTATGATGAGAAGATGGTGCGCGAGATGGAGGGCCTGGAGGCCTCAGGCTCCACCTACGTCTGCACCCTCTGCGACGCCACCAGAGCTGAGGCCTCCCAAAACATGGTGCTCCACTCAGTCACCCGCAGCCACGACGAGAACCTGGACCGCTACGAGATGTGGAGGAGCAACCCCTACTCTGAATCGGCGGACGAGCTGCGAGACCGGGTGAAAGGGGTCTCCGCCAAGCCCTTCATGGAGACCCAGCCCACATTGGACGCGCTGCACTGTGACATCGGCAACGCCACCGAGTTCTACAAGATCTTCCAGGACGAGATCGGGGAGGTGCATTGCAGGCCCAACCCGAGCAGGGAGGAGCGTCGGAGCTGGAGGGCGGCTCTGGACAAGCAGCTCAGGAAGAAGATGAAGCTGAAGCCTGTGATGAGGATGAACGGAAACTTTGCCCGGCGACTGATGACGGCGGAggcggtggaggtggtgtgcgaGCTGGTGCCGTCGCAGCAGCGGAGCGAAGCCCTCAGGGAGCTGATGAACCTCTACCTCCAGATGAAGCCTGTCTGGCGCGCCACGTGCCCAGCCAAAGAGTGCCCCGACCAGCTGTGTCGCTACAGCTTCAACTCCCAGCGCTTTGCtgatctcctctcttccaccttcaAGTACAGGTACGACGGGAAGATCACCAACTACCTCCACAAGACTCTGGCCCACGTTCCTGAAATCATAGAGAGAGATGGCTCCATCGGGGCCTGGGCCAGTGAGGGGAACGAGTCGGGAAACAAATTGTTCAGGCGGTTCCGAAAGATGAATGCCCGCCAGTCCAAGGCATTTGAGCTTGAAGATGTGCTGAAACACCATTGGCTCTATACCTCAAAGTACCTACAGAAGTTCATGGAAGCTCACCGCAATTCTGCAAAGGCTTTTCAGGCAACCATCGACCCAGTGGAAACACAAGATGATACTGACATGTCCCTGGATGTCCCAGATTTTTTATAACACTGATATCCTGAGTGTGTACCTTTACTGAATGACTTTATTACTTGATGGGGTGTTTACATTTTACTTGCATTCTTCAGTTCTTTTAGCTGCACAGGAGAATGGTACAATTTCTTTATGTCAGACATCGTTAGTTACTTTACTGAATTATTTGCACATTTTCATTTATCCGTAATCTTGGGGGAAGGACACAGAGATGCTTTTTGCCTTACACAATCCCTTTCACAATATTACTTTCGAAGATTTCCCACAATGTGAACATGTCCTTAGCCGTGACTTTTTATACCTGGGTTTTACACTGTATATTTTGAAGATCATGATTTAAGTGCAGAGATCAGACAGTGTTGCACTGTCTTGGTCTTCCCTCCTGCTGCTTTTAAAAGAGATTTGGTTTGGTCCTGGGCTTCTGGTGAAATATGGGCCAGTTTATTGTATTGCAGGGTTATGACACACTCATGAATTTATACATAGAGGTTATTTATGGAAACAGATGAAAGCATTGTAAGTCATCGCAAAGAAATTGTGTTAAAAGGCCCACATTTATGATCACTGTATTAATTTACTACCTTGGCTGAAGTAAAATGGAATCATGGAGTCTCAAATTGTCTTTGTTCCATGAGTGCCTCCTGAAAATGATGACTTTAGTGCTTTATAGTGGGGTCCCTGTGGAGTAGAGAGGATGCCAGGTGACTTTGAAACCATCTTATCTGTTGGGGTGTTGCACAGGAAAGAATTAATTATAATACCCTTCCTGTTATTATTGAATAAAGGACATTCTGGGCTTTTCTTTGATTGCATGAAGAAACGTTAAGGTCATTACTGGCCCTTTCACTTCAGGGGAAGGGGCTGGATATCTAATCGCATTTTCCCATCCCCGGGTTCTGTTTCTGTGCTGTTTTGGAAAAGCAAGCGTTTGCTTTCAGAGGGAGAATATAGGCACAAGAGGGTCTTGATGCAAACTAAATTGATTGATTTGTTTGATTGATTTAATTCTCTGTTTCACCGCCTGCAGGCACCATATTGAG
Coding sequences within:
- the rag1 gene encoding V(D)J recombination-activating protein 1, yielding MGTKARAHNMGEDPRLSMPAELHHPHAKFSNWKFKLFRVKSMERAPLPGDVQPETGPLAGVVTPSGLGETVEEVVGLPGSVMSLCLGSKSKENVEGPEQRVDLKLQEMDTHMNHLRCLCRLCGTALRKAKGPEHEVQGSLDEASRGALRRMGCKATVWSEVILKVFKVDVTGDLETLHPLSFCHRCWTAAMRGGGFCSFSRTRVPAWRPHSPLCPLCHPRKPSLQRRGRKRRKPPRGAQRLTKRTKWDLQDSTATGEKKAGKPGPDHHQGPGRWVRPSAQKAQWVKTITHCQQDHFSARLLPDKLPVDFQNSVTCQVCDHLLSDPVQSPCRHLFCRGCILKYSRVLGAHCPACTLPCSPADLTTPTKAFLAVLHSLPLLCPREGCGELVRLDLFRAHCLAHQLEEEEKDQWPPERSANSYLPVNKGGRPRQHLLSLTRRAQKHRLKDLKTHVKMFADKEEGGDIKSVCLTLFLLALRAGNEHRQADELEAMMQGRGFGLHPAVCLAIRVNTFLSCSQYHKMYRTVKATSGRQIFQPLHTLRNAEKELLPGYHPFEWQPALRNVSPACQVGIIDGLSGWTASVDDSPADTISRRFRYDVALVSALKDLEEDIVEGLREHGLEDSSCTSGFTVTIKESCDGMGDVSEKHGGGPAIPEKAVRFSFTVMSVSVLAEGEEEAVTVFREQKPNSEMSCKPLCLMFVDESDHETLTAILGPVVAERNAMKNSRLILAMGGLPRSFRFHFRGTGYDEKMVREMEGLEASGSTYVCTLCDATRAEASQNMVLHSVTRSHDENLDRYEMWRSNPYSESADELRDRVKGVSAKPFMETQPTLDALHCDIGNATEFYKIFQDEIGEVHCRPNPSREERRSWRAALDKQLRKKMKLKPVMRMNGNFARRLMTAEAVEVVCELVPSQQRSEALRELMNLYLQMKPVWRATCPAKECPDQLCRYSFNSQRFADLLSSTFKYRYDGKITNYLHKTLAHVPEIIERDGSIGAWASEGNESGNKLFRRFRKMNARQSKAFELEDVLKHHWLYTSKYLQKFMEAHRNSAKAFQATIDPVETQDDTDMSLDVPDFL